agaagaaAGGAGTCTGAAcccactcattcaacaaatattccttGGGCAACTATAGCATGCCAAGCCCTGTTCTGGGGCACCATGTGTACAGTCTGAACCGGACAATCTTTGTCACAAGAGGCTTACATTCgaggggggtgggggacagaaaGCGATCAAATAAGGAAACACACAGACAAGGTCATTCACATGGTGGTAAGTGCTGAGATGGAAATAAAACGGGGTAGCAGGGAGGAGGCGAGTTTTGTGGTTCTGGAGGGGTGCATGGAGACTGGGCCTGAGGCGTGACCACCCCTTCCTCTCTGGGGGGACTGCCCGCCCGCCCCCACAGACGCCCATGGTTCAGTGCCCACCGGGTCCCCGCCTGCCCCAGCATCCCCCGCGCGGCGAAGCCGGGCACCCCGGGGAGTCTGGCCACCATGCcacctcctctcctcttcctcctcctcttccttaccCCTGTGGGAGTCAGACCCGAGGATCCACGCCTAGTGGAGGCTAAAGGTATGTCCGGAGGGCAGAGGTGGATGGAAGTGTTGGAAATCTGGGTTCCGGCTGGGTGCCCTTGGCCGAGTCActtaccctctctgggcctccattttgTTATCTGTAAAATCCAGGGGAGGATTGGAAAGACTCTGAGGACTCACCCACTCCCTGCTGTGGGGATTAGGGGCTCCTCACCCAGAGTGAGGAGTGAAGGGGGCTGGGGGTTCCTTTCTCCCCGCTTCCACCCTGCCACCccatcctgtctctctctctctctctctccacagagGGAGGCAACGCTGTGCTGCCATGCCTCGAAGCTTCCTCGGCTGGTCCCCCTGAACAACTGGCCTGGTTTCGGGGCTCCCAATCAACACCCTTCTTAGCATTGACCCTAGGGTTACCAGGCCTGGGCATCCATGTGGGGCCTCTGGGCACCCTGAAGGAGCCCCAGGGAACCATGCTGTTCCTCTTCAATGTCTCCAAACATATGGGGGGCTTCTACCTGTGCCAGCCAGACCCGCCTTCTGAGCAGGGCTGGCAGCCCGGCTGGACGGTCAGCGTGCAGGGCAGCGGTGAGGTccgggctggggcagggagggctgaGTGAGAAGAGGGAGGCCCACCAGAGATGGAGGAGGTCCAGCAGCTGAAATGAATCCGGAGGGAGGGGCCGGAGGGGCCGAGAGACAAGCTGGGAGCTAGTTTTAGGTGGCTTCTAAAACCCCCTGTGGCTTTATGACGTCAGCGCCGTGTGGCTCTgtgtttttcactcttttctctgAGtcgctctttctctgtctctctctgggtCTTTGCGTCTGCCTTTCTGGGTCTCCGtatctctcctcctctcctggaTGTCTCTGTATTCTGGTTCTGGGTATCTTCCCAGGGAAACTGTTCCGGTGGAATGCTTCAGACCTCAATGACCCGAGCTGTGACCTGGGGAAGGGCCCCAGGCCCACTTCTGGTCACCCCACAAAGTCCCAGCTGCATGTGTGGGGCAGGGACCACTTTAAGGAGATCTCACACACAGACCGGGCCTGTGCTCCACCTAACAGCACATTGAACCAGAGTGACAACCGTGGTAAGGTGATGGGGGGTGCCAGGAAGAGGGGGGAAGGTGACTGGGAACTGGATGATCTGCAGGGGAGGAGGACTCCCCACCCCAAGGATTACACCTTCCTAGCCGTGGCTCTCCCTGCCCCAGACCTCACTGTGGCCCCGGGCTCCACGCTCTTGCTATCCTGTGGGGCCTCCCGTACCTCCCTGGTCAGAGGCTCCGTCTCCTGGATCCACAAGCATCCCATGAAGCCTGAGGTCAAATTGCTGAGCCTATATGTGAGCGAATATGCCCAGCTCAGAGAGATGTGGGTCATGGGCACCCTTGGGGGAAAGGTGGTTCTGTTACTGCCCGAAGCTACAGCTCGAGATGCTGACATCTATCGTTGTAACCACGGCAACAAGACCACCCAGATGCAGCTGAAGGTCACTGCCCAGTCAGGTAGAGTTTCTTCCAACTGTGGCTCATCTGAGTGGCTGGGGCAAGGAGGGCTGgctgaggagagggaagaaatggATGCTAGGCAACCTTGGCCCCTTGACCTGAGACCTAGTACCAGCCTCATCATCCCAAACTCCAACCTCTACACTGAACACCGACCCCAACTCTTTTCCTCCCTTGCTTCCGAGACACCCACTTTTCCCTGTCTTCTCTTACCACTGGTTATTTCTTCCCATAAACTTCGGGGgagttttcctccctccctcacgCCTCACTGTTGAAGCCCTGAGCCCCCTTCTTATGTCTGTCTACACTCCCACATCCTATTTGACTTCCTACTCCCATGCCTCTTTAGGCCACCATGCCTTGTGACTCAGTTTCAGGCTCCATCACACCCCACACCCAGCCAACACCTGGAATTGCCAtttgatatcccatggacagtgcaAGCTCAACTTTTACAAAATCAAACTCGATAGTCTTCTGGGTGACCCTGTGTAAGTGAAAGACACCTGCCCACAGGCCCAAGCCAGGAACCTGGgcatccttccttttttcttaccCGTCCATCAAATTGGTCATAATGTTCTGCCCATTCCGTCTGCCTTCATTCAATCCTACTGTGCTACTGCAACCACAACTCTCACACTCAACCTGAATTTTCCCTGCTAACTTAACCTCAGCACATGGCACATCCCACCTCTAACCTTGTGAACCCCACTCTGCCCTTCACACTGACCATAGCTGTTCTTAGCTGCAGCAGGAAGCTGATCATCTTGCTCCTCTAAACCCTAACATAGCATCTGACGATAGTCATAGTTTGTCAATGGTTTGCTTAACAGATGCCGCTCCAGGCCCTGTGTGAGGTTCCGGGTCctcagagggagggaggagagcccTCCGTGTAGCTTGGGGTGTTGAGGATCTATATCCGGCCAGGGTTTCTCAGACCTATGGCGCTTTGAGGAACTGAGGCTGAAAAGCAAGATGCCAGCCTGGGGTCTTCATCTCATAGCTCCTTCCCCCTACCAGTATGGCATTGGCTGCTGGAGACTGGTGCCTGGAAAGTCCCTGTTGTGACTTTAATTTATCTGATCTtctgcctgacttccctggtgggttttCTTTATCTTCGAAGAGGTGAGTCATGTTTGTCTTCCCAAGCCTTACCCCTCCTTCCTCAGGAGAGCCCACTCTGGCCAGTCTGACAACCATTTTCCCTCCCACACCTCCCCAAAAGACCTCAGAGTcctgccctccctcctttcctatCCTCCCCAAACTACCCAAGCCCTTTGAAATTTAAACTCCTTTCTCCTCCAAGTTATCTCCCCAGCATCTCCCAAATCTTCACTCTTGAGTTTCTCCTCTGATCATTGCCCTTAACTCCCATCAGCCCTGATcctgaggaggaaaagaaagcgAATGACAGATCCCACTAGAAGGTGATTATTCCAGTGCCCTCCAGGCTCTCATTcctacactttcactttatgcttTGCTCTCAGTTTCCTCCATCTCTACGGTTGAAATGCTGCCCAGCCTTCAAAGACCAGCACCAAATCGACCTCCTCTGTGAAGTCCTCCTTGGATGATCACAGATCCCTCTGTAGGCTATgtcagaagctgctgctgctaagtcgcttcactatGTCAGAAGAGAGGTGCTAACTAATAACAAGtgatcacacttttttttttttttttttgcttcactgggtcttagttcAGGCATGCAGGATCCTTGATCTTCCCTGTTGCAtgcggaatctttagttgtggcatgcataCTCTTGgttacaacatgtgggatctagttccccaatcagggatggaacctgcccccctgcactgggagcacgtCTTAGTcaccgggccaccagggaagtttcaacAGGTGACCACGTTTTAACCTCTAAGGGTTCAGcctgaatctttttttaaaatagttatatttatttatttttggctgtgctgggtcttcattgctctgcgggcttttctctagctgcggagaGTGGgcgctactctctagctgcggtgcccgggcttctcattgcggtggcttctcgttgtggagcactggctctagggtgagcaagcttcagcagttgcagcgcgaagactcagtagttgcggtttgcgggctctagagcacagactctatagttgtggcgcacaggctcagttgcggcatgtgggatcttccaagatcagggatcaaacccgtgtctcctgcattggcaggcttattctttaccactgagccaccagggaagcctagcctGAATCTTGAGGCCTGGCCTCAAGTGCAACTCCCTTTTCCTCCCCCAGGTTCTTCAAAGTGACGCCTCCCCCGGGAAACGGGGCCAACAGCCAGTACGGAAACATGCTTTCCCTCTCCATGCCCCACTCTGGCACGGGTAGGTACCTGACCCAGAGCGGCATCCCACCCATTTTCCTCCAACCTCCTGAGCTCCAAGTCTTCCCGAACCCGGAGCGTCGCCCTCAGTGAAGAGCCCGCCCCCGCGACGCTGAGACCACCCACATCTGAGACCCGCCCCCAGGACTAAGGCCCGCCCTCAGAACTCATATCCCCGCCCCCAGGACTCGAGACCCTAAGTCTGGTTGAGAGAGCAGAACCTCGCGTCTATATTTAGGTCCCGCCTTTGCCCTCGCTCAAGGCTGGGTACCAAGACGCGGAGTCCTTCAGCAGGGCCCGAAAGCATCCTCGGCCCGTAGCCCTGACCGCCTCCATCTCTTCTCACCCGCCAGGACGCGCCCTGCGGTGGGCTGCGGGCCTCGGAGCCGCCGCGCCGTCCTATGGAAACCCGCGCAGCGACGTCCAGGAGGCCAGAGCCGCGGGGTCCCGGAGCCCGCCAGGAACTGGTGATTGATGGGGGTGGTGATTACTCACATGAGAGGTGTCGGAACGGTCTGGGGTAGGAACAGTAGACTGGGGCCTAGAGGAGGGGGGCCCGTGACCCGgttcccacctccatccccgAACCCCAGGCCcagaagaagaggaaggggaggcCTACGAGGAGCCGGACAGTGAAGAGGGCTCCGAGTTTTACGAGAACGACTCCAACCTTGGGCAGGACCAACTCTCCCAAGGTAAGACTGCCCTCCCCCATCCTCACCTCCTCGGGGCCGTGGGCTGTGGGCCGTCGTTGGATGCCTCTCCTTTCCCACCAGATGGCAGCGGCTATGAGAACCCTGAGGACGGGAGTTTGGATCCTCAGGATGAAGACTCCTTCTCTAACGGTAATCTGGAGACGTCGTGGGGCCTCAGAGACTCGGGAGAACCCACGGGGCTGGGAATCCCCTGCAGGAAGGAGTGGTCCCTGGAGTTCTCTTTTTCCTGCAGGAGCTGAGTCTTATGAGAATGAAGATGAAGAACTGGCCCCGACCGTCACCAGGACAACAGGTGTGTGTGAGGATGGTCACGTTCctgtggggtgggtgggtgtgtgtgtgacccAAAAGCCAGAAATGacttccctcttccttctccagacttGCTGAGCCCCCATGGATCAGCCTGGGACCCCAGTAGGGAGGCAACCTCCCTCGGTGAGAAGTGCTTGGGACCTGCCTGTCTTGCCCAGATTGGGTTGATGTGGCCCTGGCTCTGAAATCAGGCCCCACCTTGACCTTGGCACTGACCCCCAACCCAGGCCCAATCCTGACCTTAGACTGGACTCCTAACCCTAACTTCAGCATTGACCCCATGGCCTATCCTGAACCCCAGTATCCACCCCCATCCCTATCAACAGCAGCCCCAGTCTCAATGCACTTCCAGCCTGGATTTTGACCTCCAGCTCACCCCAGCCCCAGTGCAGACCTCAGCTTTGACCCAAACTCTCTCTACAATCTCCTGACAACTCTGACTCTGATTCCTTCCAGTTCTGTTCTTGACTTTTTCTCTGACCATGAATGTAATCTAACCCACATGTGACCAAAACTTACAATGAACAAGGGCCCAGAACCTGGTGCTAACCCTTCCTAGCACAATATTGCTCAAGTCTCTAAGAGCCCCCTCCATATCTTAGACTGTACTTTCCTTCCCCAAGTCCCCAGGATGGCTCCTAGGCCTCCAACTCTCTGTGCCCTGCCCACACAGGGTCCCAATCCTATGAGGATATGAGAGGGATCTTATATGCAGCTCCCCAGCTCCGCTTCGTTCGACCCCAGCCTGGTGCCAATCATGAGGAAGGTAGGTGCATCTTCTGTCACCTCCTGTGGTCCTCCGAGACTTCCTCCCTCTtggctgacttcaggctctacttccATCTTACTCCTTCCTGGTTCTGACCAGATGCAGACTCTTATGAGAACATGGATAATCCTGATGGACCAGAACCGGCATGGGGAGGAGGGGCTCGAATAGGGTGGAGCACAAGGTGATTCCCTTCAGGTGAGCTGGGAACTGCCCTCCAAGGATGCGAAAGGAGGGAGATGAAAAGGGATGGAAGTGGGGTGCTCTCTGCTGCACCCATTTTCCATCACCCTTTCTTCTGCATAGCCTGGGCCTCTTCAGGGCCCTGAGGTCCTCACCCTACTTTGAAATCTGGGACCCCAAGAAGACAGTGTCAGCTCTGGAGTGAAGTTATGTCAACCTTTGGATGCacataactgtgtgtgtgtgtgtgtgtgtgtgtgtgtgtgtacaagtgaAACTTCAGCCCCCTTTGCACTCCCCAAATAaactgtgtgtgtctgcgtgctcagtcactcagtcatgcctgactcttttcaaccccatggactgtagcccgccaggctcctcttttcatggatatcccaggcaaggatattgaagtgggtggccatttttctcctccgggggatcttcccgacccagggatcgaacccatgtctcctgtgtctcctgcattggcaggcagattctttatcactgagccacctgggaagcccaaactcagTGAGCTCTTCCAGTCCTGGGACATAGTGCCCTTGTCGGGGAGGGAAAGGGAAGATGCGAATGCTTGTGCTCCCAGCCCCTCTGGAATCCAGCGAGAACTGTGTCTTGGGGACCACAGGGCCATTCCCCCCATGACTTGACTTGTACTCATCTCCTTTACTTGCCTGCCATTCCCGCCATTCAGGCATTCAATCATGGTTCATTCAACAGTCGTACGAGGGGCGCCAACTGAAGAGGAAGCAATCCAGGAATTGGCAGTCATCACtaccatttattattttatgtatttggctgtggtaggtcttagttgtagcactccGGATCTGCAGCCTTGGAtgcggcatgtgggctctctAGCTTCGGCATTTTCCCCCTCTGCTATGTAGGCTCTTCACTGCGGAGCATGGGCttttcctgttgcagagcatgggctctaaagGGTTCAGTCTTTGCAGCACATGgctctctttagttgtggcatgtgggcttagttgtccatggcatgtaggatcttagttcactgaccagggctcgaactctggtcccctgctttgggagcacagagtcttagccatagGGAAGTCCCATCACTGTTAGCTACTGAGTGTCTGCTATAGTCTGACATCAATGAATGCATTTAATCTTTCCAGTCACCTCACAAGATTATTGAGCTCTTATGTGCCAAGACTGtattaaagtattttatatttattacatgtgtatgtatgtttctgtatattaactcattttgCCTTCACGAACAACcttatttcatagatgaggaaactgaggcagagacacTAAATTACGTGCTCAAGGCTTGCCTAGTTAATAAAGATTGGGGTCAGGATTTGAACTCTGGCAGTCTAATTCCAGAACCTATATCATTCTTGACACCCTCCCTTCCTAAGTGCAGTTTTGTAGATGGCAAACTGAGAGTCAGAGAGGCCAGGTCACATGACTAGCATGTCACAGAGCTGAATCCAGAAACCTGGCTCCTGTTCTATTACCTGGTAAACTGCCTGTGATGTAAACCACAAACACAAAGACTTCAGAACTAAAAGTCTCCAGGCTCTGAAACTACGATGTAGCAAGCTCCACCACACCCAGATTCCTGTCTCAGGCAAAGATGGACTCGGTCATTGACAGTTTTGGTATCTTCTGCCTGGCTGCCCCAGCTCCAGTGCTCTTCTGAAAATTGGTATCTGAATCCTAGTCCCTCTCCTGCTCTCTGTAAGGCTGCCTAGACTTTTTCAATacctacatttttatttctagagttccttttctttttcaattaaactttttgttttgtattggagtacagctgattaacaatgtaatcgtttcaggtagacagcaaagggactcagccatacatctttttttttttaattttttgttgcactgggtcttcgttgctgcaagcaggctttctctagtagcggtgagtggggctactcttcatgcgggtgtgtaggcttctcattgcagtggcttctcttgttgcagagcacagagctctagggtgcatgggcttagttgctctgtggcatggggaatctttctggaccagggatcgaatctgtgtcccctgcattttcAGGGGGATTCTCAACCACCTTAACCACAAAGGAAGTCCTAGAATTCCTTTTATTAATACTCCAGTTCTTCATAATGTCCTATGTTTATTGTTGAGACTCTGTTCTTTCTTGTCTCTGAAACTTTAAAACTTActttttccctcgtggctcagacattaagaatctgcctgcaatgcaggagacccgagtttgatccctgagttgggaagatcccctggagtaggaaatagcaacccactccagtattcttgcctagagaattccatggacagtggagcctggcaggctatagtccatggggtcgtggtgTCGGGCactactaagcaactaacactttgattttAGCTGTTTTAATATACCTTCCTCATAGGATGATGTATCAGGCATAGTTCTAATATTAATAAATGCTTTACAAGTAGCATCTCGTTTTATCTTTATGACAATCCTATGAGGAAGGTAAACTAAAGTTATTATTGCCTTAAAGCCGagaagactgaggcacagagaaattaaatacTTTAATTGCTAACTGACTTTAAGTAACTTACTCAAAATCACTGACCCTCAGTGTTCCCAGTTATAAAGTAGGATTAGGGAGGAGGTGATTACTGTCATCTGTACATGGCGATGTCACCATGGAAGCATtcttcctgtttctcctgcaggaGTCCTCTGAGTTCCCTGGGCCCCACTCACATCTCCTGGGGCCAGCTTGATTTGGCTTCTGCCACAGTTTTACAGGCTACACAGGTTTCCTATCATTTTATTCAGAGCAAGCTTTTACCCTAGAGGTTTGGTCTGAATCCAAACCCATACTCCGATGGCTCCGGGAATTCTGATGACTTTTTCCAAGCTGTATCCCAAGGTTTGTGGatggattttttcccccctctgtctTCTGTGCCCAAGACATACAGTCTTTTCTCAGCTCCCAGCTTTGTGCAGGGGGCTTAGTTTCAGCTCACTGCTCTTCCTGAAACTGCAAACTTGACCGCTGTCCCCAGGTGGTCATTAAAACTCCAATCTTAGGGACCCTAGCATTCCAATGGGCTTCTGTTTCACTGCTGTGACTTTGATTTCCTTCTTGATTTCTAGCACTGGGAAAATTCTGTCCTGCATTTGAGCTCAGGTATGtactaagagaaagaaaagaaagaaagtgatacTTCCTGTTATATTTGCATAGTGTATATTTGGAGTGTGGGGGTTGGGAAATGAACCTTCAGCATTTCCTTGGGCTTCCATCTTGGGACACAGTCCatgtggcaaaaaataaaataaaattcccacATCTAGCTCAAGATTCACCCTCTCCCTAACTTATCCTTCAACTAATATAAACTTTCCATATTGCCATAGTCCCCAGCATTCTCTATTGCCTCTCACCCAGCATGCTTCATTCATGTAGGTTTCCTGTCTATGCCTGAAGCATGTAAATTTGTGACTCCTGGTGAAAACATCCTTCTTCCTTGAGGGTGAATTCAGGTCTTGGTCTTCTCTGTGCCTCTGATACCCAATCAGAGGATGGCAAAGATGAAGAAATGAGTGGGAAAGGAGGAGTGAGTGAAGGACTCTGGCAAGTCCTGAGATTTGGGGGACAAAAATAGGAGTCTTGTGAGCTCGGTTACCTGGGGAATGCTTGGGGGAAGAAAGGAACCAAGGTGTGCCAACTCCAGCCCAGTGCTCTGGAATCAGACtacctaggtttgatcccagaCCCACTCTATTCTGACTGTGTGACTCAAGCTCTCTGGGCTGCAGCTTCCTGGTCTGTAAAATACCCATCGTAATGATAGCTACATTAATGAGCCTTAAGTGAAATATGAAGCATGTGACGGTGGCACAGTAGTCACTCGAACATTGGCtatctttactattatttttaaaatatgtatttactaatttggctgtgctgagccttagctgtggcacacgggatctttgatctttgttgcaccATGAGGAATCTTAGTTGGGGAACTTGGgggtctagttctctgaccagggattgaaacccggCCCCCTGCATAGGGAGCATGGCGTCCTAAcgactggatcactagggaagtcctagctATTATAATTATTTGGCATTTATTAAGGGCCTCTGTGTCCCAAGAGCCAGAGGCCACCCAGAACATTTGGGTCAGGACTTCCTCCAGCGTAGGGACCTGCTCAGAAGACAGCCACGCTCCAGAGTTTCCCAACTTCCCACCCCATCATCTGTTTCTTTGGCAGGTGCTGGACCACTTATATCTCGTGAACAGGATTTAGGGAGACAGGCTTGAGGGAAATTTCAGGCCCTCAGAGTCACCCCTAGTTTGCAGGAGCCTCTCAGgtagggaggggcttcccaggtgacacagtaataaagaatccgcctgccaatgcaggagacacaagagacgtgggttcagtccctgggttgggaagatcctctggaggagaaaatggcaacttgctccagtattcttgcctgggaaatcccatggacagaggagcctggcgggctacagtccatggggtcgcagagttggacacgacagaggcTGAGCATGCTCAGGTAGGGACCAAGGTGGCAGAAAGACTTTTGGTGCAGTCTCTATTCCAGCTTTGCTGCAAAAAGATGATTTCCTGGGAGTGGGAAGTCCTTGGAGTCCACACTGCCAGAGCCAGAGTCTTTGTCCCTTGGGAAACAGCCCCACCTGCTGGGCCTGTGTGACTTCAGTCTTGACTTTGGCTGAGTCTATTTGGAGGACTTCAGATGTTGGGCTAACTTGAGGTTTATGTGTAGTGGATATCAGTGTGGTAGAAGAGGGGGATGGGATAGGATGTGGGTGGATGTCAAGATGCTGTATTGGATGGGTGTGTGAAGCACAAGCCACGTGAACCctatgtgtgtgagagacaggTGGTATTGGCTGTATGCTGGGTGGGCGTTCTGTGTGAAATATGGTGTGGCATGTATAGTGTGAGGTGTCAGGGGTGTGAAAATTAATAAAGGGAACCCTCACTAAAatgcttccctcgtggctcagagggtaaagcgtctgcctgcaatgcaggagacccaggtttgatccctgggtcgggaagatcccctggagaaggaaatggcaacccactccagtattcttgcctggagaatcccatggacagaggagcctggtgggctacagtccacggggtcgcaaagagtcgggcacgactaagcgacttcactttctccaaAATGCAATTGAAGGGGATGCTTTCATCAATTACAGGGACCGTTGTCAGTTGAAGACACTCATCATCAATTACAGGAAGAACTGTTAGTTACAGACCCTAATGGAAGAACCATGGACCAGGAAGAATCATCAGTTACAGGTCCCAAGAGGAAAAGATGGACATTTCATCTCCTAGAAAAACCATTACCCTAGCAACTCGAACAGTGAGAAACCATCATTACCCTGAACTCTTACTTTTCTCCAGTGGACATTCCTTCAAAACAACCCCTCCCAAtatcttccctttttttcctATACAGTAACCTTCTCTGTTTGTTGGCCTTGCCTATGGCTTTTGGTATAACTTCCTTGTTCTCTGCTATTCCTGAATAAATCTATTCTTGCTGGTAAAAATAACTGACTTtggttttgtttgtctttttggctgtgccactccCCTTGAGGGAtctctaaccagggattgaaccccggcccttggcagtgaaagcgagaagtcctaaccactggactaccagggaattctctacaATAACTGACTTTTATTTAGGTCAACAAGTGTCATGATAGGAGGTGTGACGTGGGAGGGGGTGTGTCTGTGCTATGTGTGTTGGGGTGCATCTGGTACAGGAGTTGTGAATACTGTAGTGTGTGGAGGGTAGGTAACCTC
This window of the Capricornis sumatraensis isolate serow.1 chromosome 3, serow.2, whole genome shotgun sequence genome carries:
- the CD19 gene encoding B-lymphocyte antigen CD19 encodes the protein MPPPLLFLLLFLTPVGVRPEDPRLVEAKEGGNAVLPCLEASSAGPPEQLAWFRGSQSTPFLALTLGLPGLGIHVGPLGTLKEPQGTMLFLFNVSKHMGGFYLCQPDPPSEQGWQPGWTVSVQGSGKLFRWNASDLNDPSCDLGKGPRPTSGHPTKSQLHVWGRDHFKEISHTDRACAPPNSTLNQSDNRDLTVAPGSTLLLSCGASRTSLVRGSVSWIHKHPMKPEVKLLSLYVSEYAQLREMWVMGTLGGKVVLLLPEATARDADIYRCNHGNKTTQMQLKVTAQSVWHWLLETGAWKVPVVTLIYLIFCLTSLVGFLYLRRALILRRKRKRMTDPTRRFFKVTPPPGNGANSQYGNMLSLSMPHSGTGRALRWAAGLGAAAPSYGNPRSDVQEARAAGSRSPPGTGPEEEEGEAYEEPDSEEGSEFYENDSNLGQDQLSQDGSGYENPEDGSLDPQDEDSFSNAESYENEDEELAPTVTRTTDLLSPHGSAWDPSREATSLGSQSYEDMRGILYAAPQLRFVRPQPGANHEEDADSYENMDNPDGPEPAWGGGARIGWSTR